One window of the Primulina eburnea isolate SZY01 chromosome 18, ASM2296580v1, whole genome shotgun sequence genome contains the following:
- the LOC140819773 gene encoding SKP1-interacting partner 15 yields MKRCRSQSLSAPRQNQSTQSPPIIPLHHRCLLIRRVTAHCSAMDFSPFNLLPQETIHQIFAHLPLRQISAAKCVCKALHSALSSPAFLHLLRAQTIPLFLLALKPSNRHVSPHPTLHAFDPSSNQWLRFSLSFLPFSSLHPITSSHGLLYLWGSQPTSQGSCTTLAQSSQKALVVCNPLTSQYRILPQLGSAWSRHGSVLAGSLSVVLVLTELAVLYYSENRSLKCDNLGSCVSNNWLKFSSNLPSKPRSPVLVSNFMLVLCDLGSPWRSQWAMFKTEIGSADKIQHWIRMEKREWGDIFDILRRPRLVKAGNEKKLYMVGGLKSSYVLQSACSTILILRLDLESLEWEEAGRMPVEMYRCFLKSSKFKVFGGGDKICFSAKRVGRLALWEENADGKAEWRWAEGVPVGGDGLCRGFVFEARLEAAP; encoded by the coding sequence ATGAAACGGTGTCGTTCACAATCTCTGTCGGCACCAAGACAAAACCAGTCAACCCAATCTCCTCCCATTATCCCCCTACACCACCGCTGTCTCCTCATCCGACGAGTTACCGCCCACTGCTCCGCCATGGATTTCTCCCCCTTCAACCTCCTCCCTCAAGAAACTATCCACCAGATCTTCGCCCACCTGCCCCTCCGCCAAATCTCCGCCGCCAAGTGCGTCTGCAAAGCCCTCCACTCCGCCCTCTCCTCCCCGGCGttcctccacctcctccgcgcccAAACCATCCCGCTCTTCCTCCTCGCCCTCAAACCCTCCAACCGCCACGTGTCCCCTCATCCGACCCTTCACGCCTTCGACCCTTCGTCCAACCAGTGGCTCAGATTCTCCCTCTCTTTCCTCCCCTTCTCCTCCCTGCACCCCATTACCTCCTCCCATGGCCTCCTCTACCTCTGGGGTTCGCAACCCACGTCGCAGGGTTCCTGCACCACCCTCGCGCAGAGTTCACAGAAAGCCCTTGTGGTCTGCAACCCTTTGACTAGCCAGTACAGGATCCTTCCTCAGCTTGGATCCGCTTGGTCCCGCCATGGATCTGTGCTAGCCGGCTCGCTCAGTGTAGTCCTAGTCCTCACGGAGCTTGCGGTTCTGTACTATTCGGAGAATCGGAGTCTGAAATGTGACAATTTAGGCTCCTGTGTGTCGAATAACTGGCTCAAATTTTCCTCTAATCTGCCGTCGAAGCCGCGAAGCCCGGTTTTAGTATCAAATTTTATGCTTGTGTTGTGTGATCTAGGCTCGCCTTGGAGGTCCCAATGGGCTATGTTCAAGACTGAGATTGGGAGTGCAGACAAAATCCAGCATTGGATTCGGATGGAAAAGCGCGAGTGGGGGGATATTTTTGACATTTTGAGACGGCCCCGGCTGGTGAAAGCTGGAAATGAGAAGAAACTGTACATGGTTGGGGGATTGAAGAGCTCCTACGTGCTGCAGAGCGCGTGTTCGACTATCTTGATATTGAGGTTGGACTTGGAGAGCCTCGAGTGGGAGGAGGCTGGCCGAATGCCAGTGGAAATGTACAGGTGTTTCTTGAAAAGTAGTAAGTTTAAAGTGTTTGGTGGGGGTGATAAGATTTGTTTCTCGGCGAAAAGGGTTGGTAGATTGGCTCTGTGGGAAGAGAATGCGGATGGAAAGGCGGAGTGGAGGTGGGCTGAAGGCGTTCCTGTCGGTGGAGACGGGCTTTGCCGTGGATTCGTGTTCGAGGCGAGGCTCGAAGCTGCGCCGTGA